A genome region from Pseudomonadota bacterium includes the following:
- a CDS encoding PAS domain S-box protein, producing the protein MLILILALPSLGFILYSGLHRQKYEIEKAKSNALNIVYDIAFQQGQIVENTRVFLMTLAKLPEVQNKNIDKCNQLFSALLKERQLYANIFAVTGDGIIFSSALPYKSQTVTQRKFYRDAIMTKAFSIGEFGIGGISKHQILSFAYPVLSANGKIRAIVGVTLNLTRYSNVFSLSRLPEGSQLVLTDYKDVVIYHYPDREEYIGKPDTPKIIKQMQNQNDAGTFIDSDIKSAKRLYAYKKLRLKEGELPYLNIRIGIPEKTALAAARQILIQNLISVSAISIIALFFFWFIGDMLITKKVDKLAYAAKRLGLGDLKARTGMNHEGGELSQLAKTFDEMAEELENRREELLLSEEKYRSIFENAVEGIFQNTPDGRFLNANPALAEMFGFQSPQEFIEAVTDIENQLYVNPDDRKMLKELYEKHDAVSRFEARLYRKDKSILWISLNARAVRDADGKIICYEGTTEDISERKKAEESLQSEKEKLFAILENDPMGIALVNRNGIYQYINPEFTNITGYTLQDVPTGREWFQKAYPDPEYRKKVIDAWERGRLPEGGRSADEEFTIQCKDGQTKDIEFRTTYLKEYSITVLMDITERKRAEERVHILNQELEQHVMELKTINASLEIFTFSLAHDLRTPLVAIGGFSRRLLEKYDDCIDERGQQYLKIINTNIMHMEELISDLLTFFKLGGKPTQHSQVKMNLMVQEIFNQLKAIYHDRVIELNTKNIPDARGDGNMLKQVLVNLMTNAVKYAKPNGIIVIEVAGLVENEENVYYVKDNGIGFSMKYADKIFEIFERLHTKEEIEGTGLGLAIVKRIVKQHGGRVWAEAEVGKGATFYFTIPR; encoded by the coding sequence TTGTTAATACTGATACTGGCTCTTCCTTCACTCGGTTTTATCCTATATTCCGGTTTGCACAGACAGAAATATGAGATAGAGAAGGCAAAATCAAATGCCCTTAATATTGTCTATGATATAGCATTTCAACAGGGACAGATTGTGGAAAATACACGTGTGTTTCTGATGACACTTGCCAAGCTGCCTGAGGTACAGAACAAAAATATTGATAAGTGTAATCAATTATTCAGTGCATTACTAAAGGAACGGCAATTATATGCAAATATATTTGCCGTTACCGGCGACGGCATAATTTTTTCATCTGCCTTACCTTATAAATCTCAAACAGTAACTCAAAGAAAATTCTATAGAGATGCAATAATGACAAAAGCCTTCTCAATCGGTGAATTCGGTATTGGAGGCATATCAAAACACCAGATACTTTCCTTTGCCTATCCTGTGTTAAGCGCCAATGGCAAAATCAGGGCAATTGTTGGAGTTACGCTCAATCTTACCCGCTACAGCAATGTTTTCTCGCTTTCACGATTACCGGAAGGTTCACAACTTGTCTTAACTGACTATAAAGATGTGGTTATTTATCATTATCCAGACCGCGAAGAATATATTGGAAAGCCTGATACCCCAAAAATTATAAAACAGATGCAAAACCAGAATGACGCAGGCACTTTTATTGATTCGGATATCAAAAGCGCAAAACGTCTCTATGCATATAAAAAATTACGCCTTAAGGAAGGTGAGCTTCCATATCTTAATATTCGCATAGGTATACCTGAAAAAACAGCTCTTGCAGCAGCACGACAGATATTAATTCAAAATCTCATTTCCGTCAGTGCAATTTCAATTATTGCGCTGTTCTTTTTCTGGTTTATCGGAGATATGCTGATTACTAAAAAAGTAGACAAGCTTGCTTATGCTGCAAAACGTTTAGGGCTTGGAGATTTGAAAGCCCGTACAGGCATGAACCATGAAGGAGGAGAACTTTCTCAACTTGCAAAAACCTTCGATGAAATGGCTGAAGAATTAGAAAACAGAAGAGAGGAATTACTGTTATCGGAAGAAAAGTATCGCAGTATCTTTGAAAATGCAGTTGAAGGTATATTCCAGAATACCCCGGATGGCCGTTTCCTCAATGCTAACCCGGCCCTTGCCGAAATGTTCGGTTTTCAATCTCCTCAGGAGTTTATAGAAGCTGTTACAGATATAGAAAATCAGTTATATGTTAATCCTGACGACAGGAAAATGCTGAAAGAACTTTATGAAAAACATGACGCGGTATCACGTTTCGAGGCCAGACTGTACCGCAAGGATAAAAGTATTCTGTGGATTTCCCTGAATGCCCGTGCTGTCAGAGATGCGGATGGGAAAATCATCTGTTATGAAGGTACTACTGAGGATATTTCCGAACGTAAGAAAGCGGAGGAATCTCTTCAATCGGAAAAGGAAAAGCTTTTTGCTATCCTTGAAAACGACCCTATGGGTATAGCTTTGGTCAATAGGAATGGAATTTATCAATACATAAATCCTGAATTCACGAACATCACAGGTTATACTCTTCAGGATGTTCCTACTGGAAGAGAATGGTTTCAGAAAGCTTATCCTGACCCGGAATACAGAAAGAAGGTTATCGATGCCTGGGAAAGGGGCAGATTACCAGAGGGAGGAAGAAGCGCAGACGAAGAATTTACAATACAGTGTAAAGATGGACAAACTAAGGATATTGAGTTCAGAACAACATACCTGAAAGAATACAGCATAACAGTTTTAATGGATATTACAGAACGTAAACGAGCTGAGGAAAGGGTTCATATCCTGAATCAGGAACTTGAACAGCATGTTATGGAACTTAAAACCATTAACGCAAGTTTAGAAATCTTTACTTTTTCTCTTGCACACGACTTAAGAACACCTCTTGTTGCCATAGGGGGTTTTTCCCGAAGACTGCTGGAGAAATATGATGATTGCATTGATGAAAGGGGTCAGCAATATCTGAAAATTATCAACACGAACATTATGCATATGGAAGAACTCATCAGCGACCTGCTAACCTTTTTCAAGCTTGGAGGCAAACCAACACAGCATTCACAGGTTAAAATGAATCTCATGGTACAGGAGATATTTAATCAACTCAAAGCAATATACCATGACCGGGTAATCGAATTGAACACTAAAAATATTCCCGATGCAAGAGGCGACGGAAACATGCTGAAGCAAGTTCTGGTCAACCTCATGACCAATGCTGTCAAGTATGCCAAGCCAAATGGAATTATTGTAATCGAGGTGGCAGGATTGGTTGAAAATGAAGAAAATGTTTATTATGTAAAAGATAACGGCATCGGTTTTTCAATGAAATATGCTGATAAAATTTTTGAAATATTTGAACGTCTGCATACAAAAGAAGAAATTGAAGGTACAGGTCTCGGATTGGCAATTGTGAAGCGTATTGTCAAACAGCATGGAGGACGGGTATGGGCTGAGGCAGAAGTTGGTAAAGGAGCTACTTTCTATTTCACGATACCCCGATAA
- a CDS encoding aminotransferase class I/II-fold pyridoxal phosphate-dependent enzyme, which yields MKITKRSEKITPFYVMELLEKARGMEALGENIVHMEVGEPDFATPQAVKEMAIEAVKENRTFYTHSLGIPELRNKISEHYYESENINIPPERIIITSGTSGAFLLLSAVLLDRWNPLGVSDPGYPCYKNFALLVDSPVISIPVTEETGFEVTVDHLHHLKKLPGALIISTPSNPTGIVYREETIYDLYTFLSGKGKVIVADELYKGLTYGKKPRTALTLSEDIVVINGFSKAFAMTGWRLGWMVVPQELVRPIQKVAQNVFISPPTISQYAALCAFDVKNELEEMRKTYEVRRDFMLPELKQMGFNIPIDPEGAFYIYAGIEKWGLDSMEFVERALNEAKVAITPGYDFGLFKASSHIRFSYANSLEMLKEGCKRLDAWLKTL from the coding sequence ATGAAAATCACAAAAAGATCAGAAAAAATTACCCCTTTTTATGTCATGGAGCTGCTTGAAAAAGCCAGAGGCATGGAAGCACTGGGTGAAAATATTGTGCACATGGAAGTGGGCGAACCAGATTTCGCCACTCCACAGGCAGTAAAGGAAATGGCCATAGAGGCGGTAAAAGAGAACAGGACATTTTATACCCACAGCCTCGGTATACCTGAACTGAGGAATAAAATATCGGAACACTATTATGAATCAGAAAATATAAATATACCTCCTGAGAGGATCATAATTACCAGCGGCACATCAGGGGCCTTTTTACTTTTGTCGGCAGTGCTTCTCGACAGATGGAATCCTCTTGGTGTTTCTGATCCGGGATACCCGTGTTACAAAAATTTTGCACTCCTAGTTGATTCGCCGGTAATTTCAATTCCCGTAACTGAAGAAACAGGATTCGAAGTCACAGTTGATCACCTGCATCATTTAAAAAAGCTTCCCGGTGCACTTATTATCTCTACACCATCAAATCCGACAGGCATTGTTTATCGTGAAGAAACCATTTACGATCTCTACACGTTTCTTTCCGGAAAAGGTAAAGTCATTGTTGCAGATGAACTTTACAAAGGGCTGACATACGGGAAAAAGCCAAGGACAGCACTTACCTTATCGGAAGATATTGTAGTTATTAACGGATTTTCAAAAGCCTTCGCTATGACAGGGTGGAGACTCGGATGGATGGTTGTGCCTCAGGAACTCGTAAGGCCTATCCAGAAAGTAGCTCAGAATGTTTTTATATCCCCTCCGACTATATCACAGTATGCCGCATTGTGCGCATTTGATGTAAAGAACGAACTGGAAGAGATGCGGAAAACCTATGAGGTAAGAAGGGATTTTATGCTTCCTGAGCTCAAACAAATGGGTTTCAATATACCGATAGACCCGGAAGGTGCTTTTTATATCTACGCAGGTATTGAAAAATGGGGGCTTGACAGCATGGAGTTTGTTGAAAGGGCATTAAATGAGGCAAAAGTTGCCATCACACCCGGATATGATTTCGGCTTATTCAAAGCATCATCGCATATCCGCTTTTCTTACGCAAACAGCCTGGAAATGCTTAAAGAAGGCTGTAAGCGATTAGATGCATGGCTGAAAACACTGTAA
- a CDS encoding inorganic diphosphatase, whose protein sequence is MTEEKNEEIVEVLIEIPKGSRNKYEYDSVRKIIRFDRMLFSSAIYPCDYGFIRNTISLDGDPLDALVLVWESTFPGCLIEVIPIGVFLMKDEKGPDEKILCVPLKDPFWNYIKTMSEVPPHLLKEIENFFTIYKELENKEVEILGWQDETAAIKIIKESKDKFKQLF, encoded by the coding sequence ATGACCGAAGAGAAGAATGAAGAAATTGTTGAAGTATTAATAGAGATTCCGAAAGGAAGTCGGAATAAATATGAATATGATAGCGTGAGAAAAATAATCAGGTTTGACCGGATGTTATTTTCATCTGCGATATATCCTTGTGATTATGGCTTTATTCGAAATACTATCTCTCTTGACGGAGACCCGCTTGATGCATTGGTTCTTGTATGGGAGTCAACATTCCCCGGCTGTCTTATAGAAGTCATACCTATTGGTGTTTTTTTAATGAAAGATGAAAAAGGTCCGGATGAAAAGATTCTTTGTGTTCCCTTAAAGGATCCTTTCTGGAATTACATAAAAACAATGTCTGAAGTTCCTCCGCATCTATTAAAAGAAATAGAAAACTTTTTTACAATTTATAAAGAGCTTGAGAATAAAGAAGTTGAAATATTGGGTTGGCAGGATGAAACAGCGGCAATAAAAATCATTAAAGAATCAAAAGACAAATTTAAACAACTTTTTTAG
- a CDS encoding type II toxin-antitoxin system RelE/ParE family toxin, translating into MARKVVWSNEAVADLESLAEYISRDSSFYAASFVREILSAGRSLSKYAERGRAVPELTNPDIREILVREYRLVYIIEKFRIVILGIIHGKRNLKTLWEKEQRDN; encoded by the coding sequence ATGGCTCGAAAAGTAGTTTGGTCTAATGAAGCTGTTGCCGACCTTGAATCCCTCGCAGAATACATATCAAGAGATTCATCTTTTTATGCTGCATCATTTGTTCGGGAAATATTAAGCGCAGGGCGCTCACTCAGTAAATATGCGGAAAGAGGAAGGGCTGTTCCCGAGCTGACCAACCCTGATATTCGCGAAATCCTTGTAAGAGAATATCGTCTTGTTTATATAATTGAAAAATTTCGTATTGTAATATTGGGCATTATTCATGGTAAAAGAAACCTGAAAACATTATGGGAAAAAGAACAAAGAGATAATTAA
- a CDS encoding Eco57I restriction-modification methylase domain-containing protein, whose product MSETIQLSDLIERYNRNAEAYRSSQYNETQLRREFLDPFFDALGWDVENKNGYAEAYKDVVHEDAIKIGGFTKAPDYSFRIGGTRKFFVEAKKPSIRIKDDPDPAFQLRRYAWSAKLPLSILTNFEEFSVYDCRIKPDKTDKAAIGRILYFTCAEYEKHWTEIVSIFSREAVLKGSFDKYAESSKTKKGTAEVDAAFLKEIESWREMLARILALRNPDLSQRNLNFAVQTTIDRIIFLRICEDRGIEDYGRLFSLQNGTNAYERLCQLFRHADERYNSGLFHLRAEKMRPEPPDDLTLNLLIDDKVIKEIIKNLYYPDSPYEFSVLSADILGQVYEQFLGKVIHLTAGHRAVIEDKPEVKKAGGVYYTPRYIVDYIVKNTVGKLLEGKTPKQAANIKILDPACGSGSFLIGAYQSLLDWHRDWYSSHTPGKWAKGKSLALYQASGGGWRLTTGERKRILLNSIFGVDIDTQAVEVTKLSLLLKVLEGETEQSISQQMTLFHERALPDLSNNIKCGNSLIGPDFYDNRQMGLFDDTERYRINVFDWNAEFSDIMEAGGFDAVIGNPPYVRQEMLGDLKQYFQKHYSVYDGSADLYAYFIEKGVSLLKDGGIFSYIVANKWMRASYGEPLRTWLKGQCIEEIVDFGDLPVFEKATTYPCIIRISNTVPKLSFNAVQVKTLDFGSLKDYVSSNSYNIDQTTLDDKGWSLSDNRTQLLLSKILKQGVPLGEYVKGKIYRGVLTGLNEAFVIDSQTREQLIAEDPKSAELIKPFLLGRDVKRYQPPASNRFLIFTRRGINIKNYPAIYHHLLQFKERLMPKPRDWKGESWKGRKPGSYQWYEVQDAIDYWEEFEKAKIIIPSIIKNASYTFDASGFYSNDKTSIIASDDMYLLGVLNSRVSDFFIHSISSTKQGGYFEYKPMYVQQTPIRTIDFSNLADVVLHSRMVSLVEQMLGLHKQFAEAKTPHDKTAIQRQIDAIDRQIDLLVYELYGLTEEEIAIVEHP is encoded by the coding sequence TTGTCGGAAACTATTCAACTCTCGGATTTGATTGAACGGTATAACCGGAATGCAGAGGCTTACAGGTCAAGTCAATACAATGAGACCCAGCTCAGGCGTGAATTCCTCGATCCTTTTTTTGACGCCCTCGGATGGGATGTGGAGAATAAGAATGGCTATGCCGAGGCGTACAAGGATGTTGTTCACGAAGATGCGATAAAAATAGGCGGTTTTACAAAAGCGCCTGATTACAGCTTCCGTATCGGCGGCACGAGGAAGTTTTTTGTGGAAGCGAAAAAGCCGTCAATTCGGATCAAGGATGACCCCGATCCTGCTTTTCAGCTTCGCCGTTATGCATGGTCAGCTAAGTTACCTCTTTCCATACTTACCAATTTTGAAGAATTTTCCGTCTATGACTGCCGTATAAAGCCCGACAAAACCGATAAGGCGGCAATCGGGCGTATCCTGTACTTTACCTGTGCCGAATATGAAAAACATTGGACGGAGATTGTGTCCATCTTCTCACGTGAGGCAGTGCTTAAGGGCTCCTTCGATAAATATGCCGAGTCAAGTAAAACAAAGAAAGGTACTGCTGAAGTGGATGCTGCCTTTCTGAAAGAAATAGAATCCTGGCGTGAGATGCTTGCCCGCATCTTAGCCCTTCGCAACCCGGACCTGTCACAGCGCAATCTCAATTTTGCAGTCCAAACAACAATTGACCGCATTATCTTTCTTCGCATCTGCGAAGACAGAGGGATCGAGGATTATGGGCGTCTGTTTTCTCTCCAGAACGGTACTAATGCATATGAAAGGCTCTGTCAGTTGTTCCGCCATGCTGATGAGCGTTATAATTCAGGGTTGTTCCATTTACGGGCAGAAAAAATGCGCCCTGAGCCGCCCGATGATTTGACTCTCAATCTTCTCATAGACGACAAGGTCATCAAAGAGATCATTAAAAATCTGTACTACCCTGACAGTCCCTATGAATTTTCAGTACTTTCGGCAGATATTCTGGGACAGGTCTATGAACAATTTCTCGGCAAGGTGATACATCTTACGGCCGGGCACAGGGCAGTAATTGAAGATAAGCCGGAGGTGAAAAAAGCAGGGGGCGTCTACTATACCCCGCGTTATATCGTAGACTATATTGTGAAAAACACCGTTGGAAAACTTCTTGAAGGCAAGACGCCGAAACAGGCGGCAAACATAAAGATACTCGATCCTGCCTGCGGTTCAGGCTCATTCCTTATCGGCGCTTATCAATCCCTTCTGGACTGGCACAGAGACTGGTATAGCTCTCATACGCCGGGGAAGTGGGCAAAGGGCAAATCGCTCGCCCTGTATCAGGCGTCAGGAGGTGGATGGAGACTTACAACAGGCGAGAGAAAACGTATACTCCTCAACAGCATCTTCGGTGTAGACATTGACACGCAGGCGGTAGAGGTTACAAAGCTTTCGCTGCTGCTGAAAGTCCTGGAGGGCGAGACTGAGCAATCCATATCACAACAGATGACGCTCTTTCATGAGCGTGCGCTGCCGGACCTCAGCAACAATATAAAATGCGGCAACTCTCTCATAGGGCCTGATTTTTACGACAACAGGCAAATGGGACTCTTTGATGATACAGAACGCTACCGGATCAATGTCTTTGATTGGAATGCAGAATTTTCAGACATCATGGAGGCAGGGGGTTTCGATGCGGTCATTGGCAACCCACCGTATGTCCGTCAGGAAATGCTCGGTGACTTAAAACAGTATTTCCAGAAGCATTATAGTGTCTATGATGGCTCTGCCGACCTTTACGCCTATTTTATTGAAAAAGGCGTTTCCCTCCTCAAAGATGGCGGTATTTTTTCATATATTGTGGCAAACAAATGGATGCGGGCAAGTTATGGAGAACCCTTACGGACATGGCTAAAAGGACAGTGTATTGAAGAGATTGTTGATTTCGGAGATTTGCCTGTGTTTGAGAAGGCTACTACATATCCATGTATTATACGTATTTCAAACACAGTGCCGAAATTGAGTTTTAATGCTGTTCAGGTCAAAACCTTAGATTTTGGAAGCCTGAAAGATTATGTAAGCTCGAATAGTTACAACATCGATCAAACAACCCTTGACGATAAAGGCTGGTCTCTCTCTGACAACCGGACACAGTTGCTTCTTTCGAAGATACTGAAACAGGGGGTGCCTCTCGGAGAATATGTGAAAGGCAAAATCTACCGTGGTGTGTTAACGGGTCTTAACGAAGCCTTTGTCATCGACTCACAGACACGTGAACAACTCATTGCTGAAGACCCGAAAAGTGCAGAGCTTATCAAACCCTTCCTGCTGGGGAGAGATGTTAAGCGATATCAGCCACCTGCAAGTAATAGATTTCTGATTTTTACAAGGAGAGGCATTAATATCAAAAATTATCCTGCTATCTACCATCATTTGCTGCAATTTAAAGAGAGACTAATGCCGAAACCAAGAGATTGGAAAGGTGAAAGCTGGAAGGGAAGGAAACCAGGCTCTTACCAGTGGTATGAAGTACAGGATGCAATAGATTACTGGGAAGAATTTGAAAAAGCAAAAATTATAATACCGTCTATCATAAAAAACGCATCATACACCTTTGATGCCAGTGGGTTTTACTCAAACGACAAAACATCAATCATTGCTTCTGATGACATGTATTTACTTGGTGTATTGAACTCAAGGGTAAGTGACTTTTTTATTCACTCAATCTCTTCTACTAAACAGGGTGGATACTTCGAATATAAACCGATGTATGTTCAACAAACTCCTATTCGCACCATCGACTTCTCCAACCTCGCCGATGTTGTCCTCCACTCCCGCATGGTCTCCCTTGTTGAGCAGATGCTTGGCCTCCATAAACAGTTTGCCGAGGCAAAGACGCCTCATGACAAAACCGCCATCCAGCGTCAGATTGACGCCATTGACCGGCAGATAGACCTGCTTGTGTATGAGTTATACGGGCTGACGGAAGAAGAAATTGCAATAGTGGAGCATCCGTGA
- a CDS encoding LysR family transcriptional regulator, with the protein MILNMNQLRAFYTAAKLQSITKAAHELMVTPPAITMQVKQLEETVGIRLLVRDGNSIQLTHAGESVFKRAGKIFQEIHDMEGFFEDLSTGKSGELRIGCPETPLKRLMPLIAAFKTTYPGIRIVIDQASNAEMVKSIEDHRNELAVIRYKPNNSRLKVKIIWKYEVILVASPNSVHLPGSEISVMQLSGIPLIMRREGSAVREVVLEYLRKFKVNPLIAMESASLVLLKEFVQQDNGVSFFERDAIEEELSNGTLKPIHILEGSPTLGFGIGYRNRKDLSPPAWAFLRLFDKPEVLSMFFK; encoded by the coding sequence ATGATTCTTAATATGAATCAGTTAAGAGCATTTTATACTGCTGCAAAATTACAAAGTATTACTAAGGCAGCCCATGAGTTGATGGTCACGCCGCCCGCTATTACCATGCAGGTAAAACAACTTGAGGAAACAGTGGGCATAAGGCTCCTTGTCCGTGATGGCAACTCTATCCAGCTCACGCATGCCGGAGAATCTGTGTTCAAAAGGGCAGGAAAGATTTTTCAGGAGATTCATGACATGGAAGGTTTTTTCGAAGATTTATCTACCGGCAAGTCGGGAGAATTACGCATAGGGTGTCCCGAGACACCATTAAAACGACTGATGCCCTTGATTGCAGCTTTTAAGACAACTTATCCGGGCATAAGGATTGTCATAGACCAGGCATCCAATGCAGAAATGGTTAAAAGCATAGAAGACCATCGGAATGAACTGGCAGTTATCCGATATAAACCGAATAACAGCAGGCTGAAAGTCAAAATCATCTGGAAATATGAGGTAATTCTCGTTGCCTCGCCGAATAGTGTCCATCTGCCAGGCTCGGAAATTTCAGTGATGCAGTTATCGGGAATCCCTTTAATTATGAGACGAGAAGGTTCTGCTGTGAGAGAAGTCGTGCTTGAATATCTGCGAAAATTTAAGGTAAATCCGTTAATTGCAATGGAATCGGCAAGCCTTGTCCTTCTCAAGGAGTTTGTACAGCAGGATAACGGGGTAAGTTTTTTTGAAAGGGATGCAATTGAGGAGGAGCTTAGTAATGGTACTTTAAAACCAATCCATATCCTTGAAGGATCTCCAACATTGGGGTTCGGGATAGGATACAGAAATCGCAAGGATCTTTCTCCCCCTGCCTGGGCATTTCTAAGACTCTTTGATAAGCCTGAAGTGCTGTCAATGTTTTTTAAATAA